GTGCCGGAAAACCAGATGAGGTACAGATCGAATGTTGCGGTATCTCCTTAAACGTCTTTTTTTCATGATCCCCATGGTCTTCGGGATCACCCTCATCTCCTTCGCCGTGATCCATCTCGTCCCAGGGGAGCCGGGGGCTCTGGAGGCGGAGATGAACCCGAAGATCACCAAGGAGGCGCGGGAGCGCATCCGTTCCTTCTA
The DNA window shown above is from Syntrophorhabdus sp. and carries:
- a CDS encoding ABC transporter permease — translated: MLRYLLKRLFFMIPMVFGITLISFAVIHLVPGEPGALEAEMNPKITKEARERIRSFYGLDKPLYVQYWSWLTRIVRLDFGTSFATDRRPVI